A section of the Leptotrichia sp. HSP-342 genome encodes:
- a CDS encoding SNF2-related protein, producing the protein MEKLFKKLSKFTSSSIMDRGIRYFNKKKVELTTLIKTGDKITVKSRVAGSYRNSYYVDITYFASNRKQDGSIVYECDCPNYSDTGKPCKHIIATGIAADKEIEAGNIYFEENREFKREEEEENIDSYIAISEDEEYDEIFKKDKKSFWEKEKNIYKQIEKEEINEFREKLMELKDRLDKNEIPDSEKNEYRLELEISQIVPTLSSLRVKAGEKSLHYVKDLESFISSIGKKESYEVTPKNIYNPDLHYFNETDKKIIKNLDDYFKNKQGFGMHFNSYYGKMQGEPMNPLLAEQIFSAVENRKTIRSEGKTLYVTGEYEPIFAFQKDKRGREKIILRDFIVLSSTSRYFSLRNGISNIEKFHKMSDVEWEIMNTLTDGTRSGTEYLNEISGKLVNEIKEVLSKYEIPVVQITEEYGKVNIFVEEGHSKNKLQVTISCLEESIKTNEGYFIPKKNEKLKKEISENFQKYADAKFVENHCHWGNRFHNMPKQLKSADIVLEIDKNEFLAMADIIDEKYAENVNINVSDKIRKIRRIDVEINIKYAENELFSVNFNIEGIDGKDVETVLDAVRNEEKFITLSSGELVKIANRTAEEMIGIADAISDLKIGENRISKIKALQLAQISGSINEELNEMEEFKHLFQKIKNREIKEPSNIKVKLFPYQKIGFNWLKNMYDIGFGGILADDMGLGKTLQAISLISEIQLENKDLFGIIIVPTSLLHNWKEEFYKFSDIKPILVEGAANTRKELIEKAEKGILITTYQTFRNDVKNYRNKKFDVAILDEAQNIKNVSSLVKKATDKLNSSVNFALTGTPIENSIMELWSIFDFILPGYLDNITRFRKKYKNSLDKPDSKKIFNLKKIVTPFILRRTKKEVLTELPEKVENNTIVELSSEQKKLYMAYVKQVKKELREFDKEENNNLKVLAILTKLRQICNSPQLFDENYKGEVAKIELLKELMPDILGNNHRMLIFSQFLGTLEEIKAELEKEKVKYFFIDGSVKSKERMEISKKFNSGEGQVVLISLKAGGTGLNLVGADVVIHYDPWWNFAVENQASDRAHRIGQKKSVQVIKLITEGTIEEKIIKLQEKKRVLSENILEKNNKSDNQKSKDIFEMNEKELMELLSFEK; encoded by the coding sequence TTGGAAAAATTATTTAAGAAATTAAGTAAATTCACAAGTTCATCTATCATGGATAGAGGAATTAGATATTTTAATAAGAAAAAAGTGGAGTTGACTACACTTATAAAAACAGGAGATAAGATAACTGTTAAATCAAGAGTTGCAGGAAGTTATAGGAACAGTTATTATGTGGATATAACTTATTTTGCAAGTAATAGAAAACAGGATGGAAGCATAGTGTATGAATGTGACTGTCCAAATTATTCTGATACTGGAAAACCGTGTAAACATATTATTGCTACTGGAATAGCAGCTGACAAGGAAATTGAGGCTGGAAATATTTATTTTGAGGAAAATAGGGAATTTAAAAGGGAAGAAGAGGAAGAAAATATTGATAGCTATATAGCAATTTCAGAAGATGAAGAGTATGATGAAATTTTTAAAAAGGATAAAAAATCTTTTTGGGAAAAAGAAAAAAATATCTACAAGCAAATTGAAAAAGAAGAAATTAACGAGTTCAGGGAAAAGCTGATGGAATTAAAGGACAGGCTTGATAAGAATGAAATTCCAGATTCAGAAAAAAATGAATACAGGCTGGAACTGGAAATAAGCCAAATAGTACCGACATTATCATCCTTGAGGGTAAAGGCAGGAGAAAAAAGCTTGCATTATGTAAAGGATTTGGAATCTTTTATCAGTTCAATAGGAAAAAAAGAATCTTATGAAGTTACACCAAAAAATATTTACAATCCAGATTTGCATTATTTTAATGAAACAGATAAAAAAATAATAAAGAATCTGGATGACTATTTTAAGAATAAGCAGGGATTTGGAATGCATTTTAACAGTTATTATGGAAAAATGCAGGGTGAGCCGATGAATCCGTTGCTGGCAGAACAGATATTTTCAGCTGTAGAAAATAGAAAAACAATAAGATCTGAAGGCAAGACACTTTATGTTACAGGAGAATATGAGCCGATATTTGCATTTCAGAAGGATAAACGTGGAAGAGAAAAAATAATTCTAAGGGATTTTATAGTCTTATCATCTACAAGCCGTTATTTTAGCTTGAGAAACGGCATATCAAACATTGAGAAATTTCATAAAATGAGTGATGTGGAATGGGAGATAATGAATACTCTTACAGATGGAACTAGGAGCGGAACAGAATATCTAAATGAAATATCAGGAAAATTAGTCAACGAAATAAAGGAAGTGCTTTCAAAATATGAAATTCCAGTTGTCCAAATTACAGAAGAATATGGAAAAGTAAATATTTTCGTAGAAGAAGGGCATAGTAAAAATAAACTTCAAGTAACGATTTCCTGCCTTGAAGAAAGTATTAAGACAAATGAGGGCTATTTTATTCCTAAAAAAAATGAAAAATTAAAAAAAGAAATTTCTGAAAATTTTCAAAAATATGCAGATGCAAAGTTTGTTGAGAATCATTGTCATTGGGGAAATAGATTTCATAATATGCCAAAACAGCTTAAATCAGCTGACATTGTACTGGAAATTGACAAAAATGAATTTCTTGCGATGGCGGATATTATTGACGAAAAATATGCTGAAAATGTGAATATTAATGTGAGTGACAAGATAAGGAAAATTCGTAGAATTGACGTGGAAATCAATATAAAATATGCTGAAAATGAACTTTTTAGTGTAAATTTCAATATTGAGGGAATTGATGGAAAAGATGTGGAAACAGTTTTGGACGCAGTAAGGAATGAAGAAAAATTCATTACGCTGTCAAGCGGGGAACTTGTGAAAATTGCCAACAGGACTGCTGAAGAGATGATTGGGATTGCTGATGCGATTTCAGATTTGAAAATTGGAGAAAATAGAATTTCCAAGATAAAAGCCCTGCAGCTGGCACAAATTTCTGGAAGTATTAACGAGGAATTAAATGAAATGGAGGAATTTAAGCATCTTTTCCAAAAAATAAAAAATCGTGAAATTAAAGAGCCGTCAAATATAAAGGTAAAACTATTTCCTTATCAGAAAATTGGGTTTAACTGGCTAAAAAATATGTATGATATTGGCTTTGGCGGAATTTTGGCTGATGATATGGGACTTGGGAAAACTTTGCAGGCGATTTCGCTTATTTCGGAAATTCAGCTGGAAAATAAGGATTTGTTTGGAATAATTATTGTTCCGACTTCACTTTTGCATAATTGGAAGGAGGAATTTTATAAATTTTCGGATATAAAGCCAATTCTTGTAGAAGGAGCTGCCAATACAAGAAAAGAGCTAATTGAAAAAGCTGAAAAAGGAATTTTGATAACAACTTATCAGACTTTTAGAAATGATGTAAAAAATTATAGAAATAAAAAATTCGATGTGGCAATACTGGATGAGGCGCAAAATATAAAAAATGTATCTTCCCTTGTAAAAAAAGCAACGGATAAGCTAAACAGCTCTGTAAATTTTGCACTTACAGGAACTCCAATCGAAAACAGCATTATGGAACTCTGGTCAATTTTTGATTTTATCTTGCCTGGTTATTTAGACAACATAACAAGATTTAGAAAAAAATATAAAAATTCATTAGATAAGCCAGATTCTAAAAAAATATTTAATTTGAAAAAAATAGTTACTCCATTTATTTTGAGAAGAACAAAAAAGGAAGTATTAACAGAATTGCCTGAAAAAGTAGAAAACAATACGATAGTAGAATTAAGCAGTGAACAGAAAAAATTATACATGGCATACGTAAAACAGGTAAAAAAAGAGCTTAGAGAATTTGATAAGGAAGAAAATAATAATCTAAAAGTATTGGCAATTCTAACAAAATTACGTCAAATCTGTAATTCTCCGCAGCTGTTTGATGAAAATTATAAAGGTGAAGTTGCTAAAATTGAACTTTTAAAGGAACTAATGCCAGATATTTTGGGAAATAACCACAGAATGCTCATATTTTCACAATTTTTAGGAACGCTGGAAGAAATAAAGGCAGAACTGGAAAAAGAAAAAGTTAAATATTTTTTCATAGACGGAAGCGTGAAATCAAAAGAACGTATGGAAATTTCCAAAAAATTCAATTCAGGTGAAGGACAGGTTGTTTTAATTTCGTTAAAGGCTGGAGGAACAGGATTAAATCTGGTTGGAGCAGATGTTGTAATTCATTATGATCCGTGGTGGAATTTTGCTGTGGAAAATCAGGCAAGTGACAGGGCTCACAGAATCGGACAGAAAAAAAGTGTTCAAGTTATAAAACTGATAACAGAAGGTACAATTGAGGAAAAAATAATAAAACTTCAGGAAAAGAAACGAGTGTTGAGTGAAAATATTTTGGAAAAAAACAATAAAAGTGATAATCAGAAATCAAAAGACATTTTTGAGATGAATGAGAAAGAATTGATGGAACTTTTGAGTTTTGAAAAATAA
- a CDS encoding DUF1439 domain-containing protein: MKSKNSFLKTALLMLIMMFGVISCDFLENKTLRVPNSIIESKAKEKFPITKNFLVGKITVKNPKISFKDNRIYVVTDYDASLLADRSEGVIEINSEIKFDEKTSQLYLVDMQVEKILDKNGKDMVSTPVARSMKSLIANYLETNPVYKYEPDGKKKIKVKNMFIKNGKLFVQT; encoded by the coding sequence ATGAAAAGTAAAAATTCATTTTTAAAAACGGCGTTATTAATGTTAATAATGATGTTTGGAGTAATTTCCTGCGATTTTTTGGAAAATAAGACGCTTCGTGTGCCAAATTCAATAATTGAGTCAAAGGCTAAGGAAAAATTTCCAATTACAAAAAATTTCCTGGTAGGGAAAATTACTGTAAAAAATCCTAAGATTTCATTTAAGGATAACAGAATTTATGTTGTGACAGATTATGATGCCTCACTTTTGGCAGATAGGTCGGAGGGAGTTATTGAAATAAATAGCGAAATCAAGTTTGATGAAAAAACAAGCCAGCTTTATCTAGTAGATATGCAAGTAGAAAAAATACTGGATAAAAATGGGAAAGATATGGTTTCGACGCCTGTCGCAAGATCAATGAAGTCATTAATAGCAAATTATTTAGAAACAAACCCAGTTTATAAATATGAGCCAGACGGTAAGAAAAAAATTAAGGTAAAAAATATGTTTATAAAAAATGGGAAATTATTTGTACAAACTTAA
- a CDS encoding type II secretion system protein codes for MDKILKKEKSKIEKMKKRERIKELKDRGKGFTLVEVILVVAIITIISAIAVPQVGKYLNKANRSKVIGAVAELNNTTTSWSIDHGGDAPKNLQDILTEHGNLNKLGIGLESNGKFKIGNIEGNVVYQDGEVFAKVSAGSKAFAGEEIRK; via the coding sequence GTGGATAAGATTTTAAAAAAAGAAAAGAGTAAAATTGAAAAAATGAAAAAAAGGGAGAGAATCAAAGAATTAAAGGATAGGGGAAAAGGATTTACGCTTGTAGAGGTGATACTGGTAGTAGCGATTATTACGATAATATCGGCAATTGCAGTGCCACAAGTTGGGAAATATTTAAATAAGGCTAATAGAAGTAAGGTAATTGGAGCAGTTGCGGAACTTAATAATACCACAACTTCTTGGAGCATTGATCATGGTGGAGATGCACCTAAGAATTTACAGGATATTTTAACAGAGCATGGAAATCTCAATAAACTTGGAATTGGGTTGGAAAGCAATGGGAAATTTAAGATTGGAAATATTGAAGGAAATGTAGTTTATCAGGATGGAGAGGTTTTTGCCAAAGTATCTGCAGGAAGTAAGGCTTTTGCAGGGGAAGAAATTAGGAAATAA
- a CDS encoding beta-ketoacyl-ACP synthase III, whose translation MKVGILGTGSYVPEKIMTNDDLAKIVDTNDEWITVRTGIKERRIIDENEGTSDLAFRAAQKAIEDAGIDKNEIDLIIVATMTSDYGTPSTAALVQDKLGINAAAFDLSAACTGFVYAYSAGHSFVKAGIYKKVLVIGAEAMSRVIDWTDRGTCILFGDGAGAVVLGEVENGGYLASHLVADGSGACELLVPAGGTKEPISKEKIDNKDIYLKMNGREIFKFAVRVFPETVEDVLAQAGITADDVDLFIPHQANIRIIESIAKRFKQPLDKFFVNLDKYGNTSAGSIPIALDEAIKEGKLKKGDKFVATGFGGGLTYGSILVEISK comes from the coding sequence ATGAAAGTTGGAATTTTAGGAACAGGATCTTATGTACCTGAAAAGATAATGACAAATGATGATTTAGCAAAAATTGTGGATACAAATGATGAGTGGATAACAGTTAGAACTGGTATCAAGGAAAGAAGAATTATAGATGAGAATGAAGGAACATCAGATTTGGCATTTAGGGCTGCACAAAAAGCAATTGAGGATGCAGGAATTGATAAAAATGAAATTGACTTAATTATTGTTGCAACTATGACATCTGATTATGGAACTCCATCAACTGCCGCACTTGTTCAGGATAAATTGGGAATAAATGCAGCAGCGTTTGACTTGAGTGCAGCTTGTACTGGGTTTGTTTACGCTTACTCTGCTGGACATAGTTTTGTTAAAGCTGGGATTTATAAGAAAGTGTTAGTTATCGGTGCAGAAGCAATGTCAAGAGTAATTGACTGGACTGACAGGGGAACTTGTATTTTATTTGGAGATGGTGCAGGAGCTGTTGTACTTGGAGAAGTGGAAAATGGAGGATATTTAGCGAGCCATCTTGTAGCTGATGGTTCTGGAGCATGTGAATTATTAGTGCCTGCAGGAGGTACTAAAGAGCCTATATCTAAAGAAAAAATTGATAATAAAGATATTTATCTGAAAATGAATGGAAGAGAAATATTTAAATTTGCAGTAAGGGTTTTCCCAGAAACTGTAGAAGATGTATTGGCTCAGGCTGGAATAACTGCTGATGATGTTGATTTATTTATTCCACATCAGGCAAATATCAGAATTATTGAGTCAATTGCAAAAAGATTTAAGCAGCCACTTGATAAATTTTTTGTAAATTTGGACAAATATGGAAATACTTCGGCTGGATCAATTCCGATAGCACTTGATGAGGCAATAAAGGAAGGAAAACTTAAGAAGGGTGATAAGTTTGTTGCTACTGGATTTGGTGGTGGACTGACTTATGGTTCGATTTTGGTAGAAATTTCAAAATAG
- the rpmF gene encoding 50S ribosomal protein L32 — protein sequence MAVPKKRTSKAKRNMRRSHDSIKAPNIVVEADGSIRRPHRLNLETGVYRGRQVLANDEATDAE from the coding sequence ATGGCAGTACCTAAGAAAAGAACCTCTAAAGCAAAAAGAAATATGAGAAGATCACATGATTCTATCAAAGCTCCAAATATTGTTGTAGAAGCTGACGGTTCAATAAGAAGACCACACAGATTAAACTTGGAAACAGGAGTTTACAGAGGTAGACAAGTATTAGCAAATGATGAAGCAACTGATGCTGAATAG
- the fabD gene encoding ACP S-malonyltransferase yields MSKIAFVFPGQGTQYAGMGKKLYDEVNDDNKKLIDEIFKNNEDIKRVIFEGTDEELKNTKYAQPAIALFSVVLTKLLKEKGINADFVAGHSLGEYSSLYAAGVLNEIDTLKLISKRGEIMSSANIDGGMAAILGLSAEDVENICGEIDGIVEAVNYNEPKQTVIAGKKEVIEKNLELFKEKGARRALPLAVSGPFHSSLMKPVAEILKKEFENYTWNNPATRIIANTTANILNSADEIQNELYSQTFGPVKWVDTINKLAENGVTKIYEIGPGKVLAGLIKKINKEIEVINIENVENLSDSIN; encoded by the coding sequence ATGTCAAAAATTGCTTTTGTATTCCCAGGACAAGGGACTCAGTATGCTGGGATGGGAAAAAAGTTGTATGATGAAGTGAATGATGATAATAAAAAATTAATTGATGAGATTTTTAAAAATAATGAAGATATAAAAAGAGTTATTTTTGAGGGAACAGATGAGGAGCTAAAAAATACAAAATATGCACAGCCTGCAATCGCACTATTTTCGGTTGTTTTAACAAAATTATTAAAAGAAAAAGGTATAAACGCTGATTTTGTGGCTGGACATAGTTTAGGAGAATACAGTTCTTTATATGCGGCTGGAGTTTTAAATGAAATTGATACATTAAAATTGATTTCAAAAAGAGGGGAAATAATGAGCAGTGCTAATATTGACGGCGGAATGGCTGCAATATTGGGGCTTAGTGCAGAAGATGTAGAAAATATATGTGGTGAAATTGATGGAATTGTGGAGGCAGTAAACTATAATGAGCCAAAACAGACAGTTATTGCTGGAAAGAAAGAAGTAATTGAAAAAAATCTTGAACTGTTTAAGGAAAAAGGAGCAAGAAGAGCATTGCCTCTAGCAGTTTCAGGACCTTTCCATTCATCATTAATGAAACCTGTTGCAGAAATTTTGAAAAAAGAATTTGAAAATTACACTTGGAATAATCCAGCAACTCGGATTATTGCAAATACCACAGCAAATATTTTAAATTCTGCTGATGAAATTCAAAATGAATTATACAGCCAAACATTTGGACCAGTAAAATGGGTAGACACAATAAATAAACTCGCTGAAAATGGGGTTACAAAAATTTATGAAATCGGACCTGGAAAAGTATTGGCAGGACTAATTAAGAAAATTAATAAAGAAATTGAAGTTATTAATATTGAAAATGTTGAAAATTTATCAGATTCAATAAACTAA
- a CDS encoding TIGR00341 family protein encodes MIEKIKHEKYKILKRNIIEDSDFTKETMFILICAMIIASIGLNTNSVAVIIGAMLISPLMSPIQSLGLGLSNGNLKRVYVSLFRLGIFILISVVSSTFYFLVSPINDATPQILARTYPTLWDVLIAIFGGTAGVIGKTKEDGGNVVPGVAIATALMPPLCVVGFGIAHGNLKIFLGAGYLFIINVFFIMIATLVGLIVYSGNIFEAGHKISIKKQIIFYIVSLIIIIPSIYTATTLVQDTARENSLKKFISRELKNHYVFDNSINKKDKTVTLKIVGDAFKKQDIEKLEKKLEKYKLKNYKLKIQQLSNEKYLTAQDLSKYLNEEKIKENAEDVSLPIENKNQEIFENDLKTVENILYKNFSNNISEVKIGKLIDANNNENFVVLVVGNETMTDEVSEKIKNIEFDTEKKYQIIIEKNKQEKVNTSSKENQK; translated from the coding sequence ATGATAGAAAAAATAAAACATGAGAAATACAAGATTTTAAAAAGAAATATTATTGAAGATTCTGATTTTACAAAGGAAACAATGTTTATTCTGATTTGTGCAATGATTATAGCTTCAATAGGATTAAATACAAATTCTGTTGCAGTAATTATTGGAGCAATGTTGATTTCGCCACTAATGTCGCCAATTCAGTCGCTAGGATTGGGATTATCAAATGGAAATTTAAAAAGAGTTTATGTGTCACTTTTTAGATTGGGAATTTTTATATTAATAAGTGTAGTAAGTTCCACTTTTTATTTTTTAGTAAGCCCTATAAATGATGCAACACCACAGATACTAGCAAGAACTTATCCTACTTTATGGGATGTTTTAATCGCAATTTTTGGTGGAACTGCAGGAGTAATTGGAAAAACAAAAGAAGATGGTGGAAATGTAGTTCCTGGAGTAGCTATTGCAACAGCATTAATGCCTCCTTTGTGTGTAGTAGGATTTGGGATTGCTCATGGGAATCTGAAAATTTTTCTTGGAGCAGGATATTTGTTTATAATAAATGTATTTTTTATAATGATAGCAACATTAGTTGGCTTGATAGTTTATTCTGGAAATATTTTTGAAGCAGGACATAAAATTTCAATAAAAAAACAAATAATATTTTATATAGTAAGTTTAATCATAATTATTCCAAGTATATATACAGCAACAACTTTAGTTCAAGATACAGCGAGAGAAAATTCATTAAAAAAATTTATTTCAAGGGAATTAAAAAATCATTATGTTTTTGATAATTCTATTAATAAAAAAGATAAAACTGTTACTTTAAAAATTGTAGGAGATGCCTTTAAAAAACAGGATATTGAGAAATTAGAAAAAAAACTGGAAAAATATAAATTGAAAAACTATAAATTAAAAATACAGCAGTTATCCAATGAAAAGTATTTAACAGCACAGGACTTATCAAAATATCTGAACGAAGAAAAAATAAAAGAAAATGCTGAAGATGTTTCATTACCGATTGAAAATAAAAATCAAGAAATTTTCGAAAATGATTTAAAAACTGTTGAAAATATTTTATATAAAAATTTTTCAAATAATATTAGCGAAGTTAAAATTGGAAAATTGATAGATGCAAATAATAATGAAAACTTTGTTGTTTTAGTTGTTGGGAATGAAACAATGACAGATGAAGTTTCTGAAAAGATAAAAAATATCGAATTTGATACTGAGAAAAAATATCAAATTATTATTGAAAAAAATAAGCAAGAAAAAGTTAATACATCATCTAAAGAGAATCAAAAATAA
- a CDS encoding prepilin peptidase, with protein sequence MNIVLEIVKYCIFFRIIWIDLKKRIIPEESFVILLVLGFILAIENTNLEGYYLGICAYSMPMIVLYILEDYFGKTLIGFGDVKLMMGIGGILGYFGVEKIVNFYMILYIFSGIVAFLFLFLKKWKKYEYIPFAPFIIISYVIFEIFGK encoded by the coding sequence ATGAATATTGTGCTTGAAATTGTGAAATATTGTATTTTTTTTAGAATTATCTGGATTGATTTGAAAAAAAGGATTATTCCTGAAGAAAGTTTTGTTATTTTACTTGTATTAGGATTTATATTAGCAATTGAAAATACCAATTTAGAAGGTTATTATCTGGGAATTTGTGCTTATTCAATGCCCATGATAGTACTTTATATTTTAGAAGATTATTTTGGAAAAACGCTGATAGGCTTTGGGGATGTGAAACTGATGATGGGGATTGGCGGTATTTTGGGATATTTTGGAGTGGAGAAGATTGTAAATTTTTATATGATTTTGTATATTTTTTCTGGAATAGTTGCTTTTTTATTTTTATTTCTAAAAAAGTGGAAAAAGTATGAATATATTCCATTTGCACCGTTTATAATCATAAGTTATGTAATTTTTGAGATTTTTGGAAAATAA
- a CDS encoding ferric reductase-like transmembrane domain-containing protein yields MKSIKGITFIFASIAITLYAWISAGATRNITAGLALTTLSLTFMLATRVKLLEKWFNGIEKMYFYHKLMAVFSVILLVMHHKSKGFGLWSERIPARLGDIAIYLFISVVIVAYISKKLKYETWRWIHRIVFIAYIIGLWHGFTYSRKAFTSVNLLSLVIGVYAVLGLVSGIYIIFLYQKIGFKNNGKIVSVKRLNHDTTELEIELDKNFDYRYGQFAFIKIFQEGFEKAPHPFSISGGKGNKIFFTIKNSGDYTSDIYQNLKEGTKVKIDRAYGHMLLEKGKEKQIWIAGGIGVTPFISYIRENEKIDGNIDFYYAYRGEENAVHIDMMKQFAQKNPNFKLNLVDSKVSGYLNFDNYKLENGTTVFMCGPVKMMDNFANVFNKLNSTVELVYEGFKFK; encoded by the coding sequence ATGAAATCAATTAAAGGAATAACTTTTATTTTTGCTAGCATAGCTATAACATTATATGCTTGGATTAGTGCAGGTGCTACAAGAAATATTACAGCAGGGTTAGCTTTGACTACGTTATCATTAACATTTATGTTGGCAACAAGGGTAAAATTATTAGAAAAATGGTTTAATGGGATAGAAAAAATGTATTTTTATCATAAATTAATGGCAGTATTTTCAGTAATTTTATTAGTAATGCACCATAAGAGTAAGGGATTTGGACTTTGGAGCGAGAGAATTCCAGCAAGATTGGGGGATATAGCAATCTATTTATTTATAAGTGTGGTTATAGTTGCATATATTTCAAAAAAATTAAAATATGAAACATGGAGATGGATACATAGAATAGTATTTATAGCATATATAATTGGTCTTTGGCATGGATTTACGTATTCAAGGAAAGCTTTTACATCAGTTAATTTATTGAGCTTAGTAATAGGAGTATATGCTGTTTTAGGGCTTGTTTCAGGAATTTATATAATATTTTTATATCAAAAAATTGGATTTAAAAATAATGGAAAAATAGTATCAGTTAAGAGATTAAATCATGATACGACAGAATTAGAAATAGAATTAGATAAAAATTTTGATTATAGATATGGTCAATTTGCTTTTATTAAAATTTTTCAGGAAGGATTTGAGAAAGCGCCTCATCCGTTTTCAATTTCTGGTGGGAAAGGAAATAAAATATTTTTTACAATAAAAAATTCAGGAGATTATACTTCTGATATTTACCAAAATCTTAAAGAAGGAACAAAAGTAAAAATTGATAGGGCATATGGTCATATGTTGTTAGAAAAAGGAAAAGAAAAACAAATATGGATAGCTGGTGGAATTGGGGTTACTCCGTTTATTTCATACATCAGAGAGAACGAAAAAATAGATGGAAATATTGATTTTTATTATGCTTATAGAGGAGAAGAAAACGCAGTTCATATAGATATGATGAAGCAATTCGCACAGAAAAATCCTAATTTTAAATTAAATCTCGTAGATAGTAAGGTTTCTGGATATTTAAATTTTGATAATTATAAATTAGAAAATGGTACAACTGTCTTTATGTGTGGTCCAGTAAAAATGATGGATAATTTTGCAAATGTATTTAATAAGTTAAACAGTACTGTTGAGTTAGTTTATGAAGGATTTAAATTTAAATAA
- a CDS encoding GNAT family N-acetyltransferase encodes MKVVEWDKKENISKILIDLLEIDPKFSFDKEKEDIYFLYNDEELYGYAILDFNDIAELKKIFILPKLRNNGYGTFFLKYIINWITNKNFDSLIITNHKKMNNFLEKQRFVKTEDGYILNNLAETKRQKKNMLSISKFAICINIVLALLKIIAGKIFYSMSLLSDGLNSLSDLITNVLVIVGLKVGSNPEDKEHPFGHGKIESVFSVIIGTFIMITAFELIKDNFSKLISFNSENNVNTTFIPIIITVLAILIKIFQLVFMQKKAKKYNNTLINSLLADYKTDIVISTSVLIGLILAKIHPAFDTVVGFIVSLYIIKSGYELIKENSLILLDSQDDALIEKIRSEILQFEEIENAHDFRMTTSGKDIYMFVDVRMDKNKTIEEAHDITNKISKKIKHKYKNIKRLLIHIEPVYSE; translated from the coding sequence ATGAAAGTAGTTGAATGGGATAAAAAGGAGAATATAAGTAAAATTTTAATAGATTTACTGGAGATAGATCCAAAATTTTCTTTTGACAAAGAAAAGGAGGATATATATTTTTTATATAATGATGAAGAATTATACGGGTATGCAATCTTAGATTTTAATGATATTGCAGAACTAAAAAAAATATTTATTTTACCAAAATTGAGAAATAATGGATATGGAACCTTTTTTTTAAAATATATAATTAATTGGATTACAAATAAAAATTTTGACTCACTAATCATAACTAATCATAAAAAAATGAATAATTTTCTTGAAAAACAGCGATTTGTAAAAACAGAAGATGGATATATATTGAATAATCTGGCAGAAACTAAAAGACAGAAAAAAAATATGTTATCTATTTCCAAGTTTGCTATTTGTATAAATATTGTTTTGGCTTTATTAAAAATTATAGCTGGAAAAATTTTTTACAGTATGTCGTTGCTTTCTGATGGATTAAATTCACTTTCTGACTTGATTACCAATGTATTGGTTATAGTGGGATTAAAGGTTGGAAGCAATCCTGAAGATAAGGAGCATCCATTTGGGCATGGAAAGATAGAGTCTGTTTTTAGTGTAATAATTGGTACATTTATAATGATAACAGCTTTTGAGCTTATAAAAGATAATTTTTCAAAATTAATTTCCTTTAACAGCGAAAATAATGTAAATACTACATTTATTCCAATAATTATAACTGTTCTAGCAATACTGATAAAAATTTTTCAATTGGTTTTTATGCAAAAAAAAGCAAAAAAATATAATAATACTTTGATAAATTCACTTCTTGCCGATTACAAGACAGATATTGTAATATCAACTTCTGTTTTGATTGGGCTTATTCTAGCAAAGATTCATCCTGCATTTGATACAGTGGTAGGATTTATTGTGTCACTCTATATTATAAAGAGCGGTTATGAACTGATAAAGGAAAATTCTTTGATATTGCTGGATTCACAAGATGATGCTCTGATTGAAAAAATTCGTTCAGAAATATTACAATTTGAAGAAATTGAAAATGCGCACGATTTTCGCATGACTACTTCTGGAAAAGACATTTATATGTTTGTAGATGTACGAATGGATAAAAATAAGACAATTGAAGAAGCACACGATATTACAAATAAAATTTCAAAAAAAATTAAACACAAATATAAAAATATAAAAAGACTTTTGATTCATATTGAGCCTGTTTATTCAGAGTGA